A window of Branchiostoma floridae strain S238N-H82 unplaced genomic scaffold, Bfl_VNyyK Sc7u5tJ_321, whole genome shotgun sequence contains these coding sequences:
- the LOC118408667 gene encoding uncharacterized protein LOC118408667, whose product MSKPVSELDLETLTSPNKSIFHLINWMQGLELLHWSMQCEHCPNVDMEFKKKRDIADKFAWRCPVPACRSTTSIRAGSIFQEFPKVSLAIWMRFIQKWCEDKLITEIQNELRVVGFVGKKTLSAMCRLMRRLCDFKLIDVPVVPMGGASAILEMDESCFRKTPKYGRGRRPKPIWVFGIVQTDVRPAIGYMTVVERRDQATLLPIIERCVLPGSTIHSDQWAAYRNVHHLPNIVHHGTVNHSQNFVDPTTGVHTQHIEAYWSRKKAKLRRMRGCLPTDLESYLKEFMWRERYCRTSNEGLQNMLKYITEKYCM is encoded by the coding sequence ATGTCAAAACCCGTGTCTGAACTTGACTTGGAAACCCTCACTTCCCCCAACAAATCGATTTTCCATCTTATCAACTGGATGCAGGGACTAGAACTGTTGCATTGGTCCATGCAATGTGAGCATTGTCCGAATGTGGACATGGAGTTCAAGAAGAAGAGAGACATCGCCGACAAATTCGCCTGGCGGTGTCCTGTCCCTGCCTGCAGGTCCACAACCAGCATCAGAGCCGGCAGTATTTTTCAAGAGTTTCCAAAGGTATCGTTGGCAATCTGGATGCGCTTTATTCAGAAGTGGTGCGAAGACAAACTCATCACAGAAATCCAGAATGAGCTGAGAGTGGTTGGCTTCGTCGGGAAGAAGACACTGTCTGCAATGTGCAGGCTCATGAGGCGTTTGTGTGATTTCAAACTAATAGATGTACCAGTGGTCCCGATGGGCGGGGCAAGTGCGATTTTAGAAATGGATGAATCCTGTTTTCGGAAAACTCCAAAATATGGCAGGGGACGCAGGCCTAAGCCCATCTGGGTTTTCGGAATTGTCCAGACAGACGTACGCCCGGCCATCGGCTATATGACTGTAGTTGAGCGCAGGGATCAGGCCACTCTCCTTCCTATCATAGAGAGGTGCGTGTTGCCTGGCTCAACCATACATAGCGATCAATGGGCTGCATATCGCAATGTTCACCACCTACCAAACATTGTTCATCATGGTACAGTAAACCACTCACAGAACTTTGTGGACCCCACCACAGGTGTACATACTCAGCACATTGAGGCATATTGGagcagaaaaaaagcaaaactgCGTCGGATGAGGGGATGCCTGCCCACGGATTTGGAATCGTACTTGAAGGAGTTTATGTGGAGAGAAAGGTACTGTAGGACATCCAATGAGGGCCTTCAGAACATGCTTAAGTATATCACAGAGAAGTATTGCATGTAA